A genomic window from Scophthalmus maximus strain ysfricsl-2021 chromosome 17, ASM2237912v1, whole genome shotgun sequence includes:
- the si:ch211-106h11.1 gene encoding volume-regulated anion channel subunit LRRC8D: MFSLSELAPINQHQSRSKLLKPWWEVFMDYLVVLMLMTSVLACTEQLSRDRVVCIPLDPFVTANTSDHGSSPSGDVAPTTPSSKHIPQHSSPHLHSAPRGRRTHLVYQQYVYISQVCYHEALPLCSRFFPYIALLQSLVLVASGSFWLHFPHTSARIEHFLAILAKCCESPWTSQALSRAAQQENIQEREAERRPPQSPAFPPSPPVARARRPSADSGTDSPLLKRSDSVSSAIPPSPCPSTLSCDSTMSSVSIGSRVHSPGSKPSVVVDNPRQVISLDKSDGEQARALFERVRKFRSHCESSAVIYKVYLAQTIFKLLMVSLILSYTIPLLGSLSFTHTCHPEEHALVGYATFECIHVLSSLLRKLLVAYLTLLGLYGLLNVYTLSWILHSSLRQYSFLSLKELCSLRDVPDLRNDLAFLLHMLDQYDPLLAQRLSVFLSPVSESRLLEESLERRWGEEKLRAMTSVDAEGCSRLQLVALPHLPPALFTLSQLQVLKLELIKDARFAAQVANMTSLRELHLYHCRAAVEPSALGVLQERLEVFHLTFTQASEIPSWVLSLRSLHELHLSGRLCSEGGVGRSWALGSLRQLRHLRVLVIRGTLQRIPGEVSEVAGSLVRLEIYNEGTRLLVLTGLKRLGDLTELLLQDCQLERLPSALLALTKLRTLDLQHNNLRTLEELLSLAHLRHLSCLRLAYNRVLVLPASVGVLRGLELLDLSNNQLQSLPPALFTLRRLRRLLLAGNLIEDLPAEIKALQLLTEIDLSGNRLENLPPVLFSGCLELRILNVAHNSLSSLPRGIAALSELCRLDLRSNSLEELPAELGCCTRLHRVGLLVEDWLFLSLPPHVRDFLGRSRPTSDAYSEGHSRPESDSFPYFSPTQWSFSSALESQI, encoded by the exons ATGTTTTCCCTGTCAGAGCTGGCGCCTATCAACCAGCATCAGAGCAGGTCTAAATTGTTGAAGCCCTGGTGGGAGGTCTTCATGGACTATCTGGTGGTCCTGATGCTGATGACGTCTGTCTTGGCGTGCACTGAGCAGCTGTCCCGGGATCGAGTGGTCTGCATTCCCTTGGATCCATTTGTAACCGCGAATACCAGCGATCACGGTTCCTCACCCAGCGGCGATGTGGCCCCGACGACTCCATCGTCAAAGCACATTCCGCAACACAGCAGCCCACATCTTCACTCTGCACCCCGGGGTCGACGGACTCATCTGGTCTACCAGCAGTACGTTTACATTAGCCAG gTGTGCTACCATGAGGCTTTGCCGTTGTGCTCCCGCTTCTTTCCCTACATCGCCTTGCTGCAGTCCCTGGTGCTGGTAGCCAGCGGCTCCTTCTGGCTCCACTTCCCCCACACCTCTGCCCGCATAGAGCACTTCCTGGCCATCTTGGCAAAGTGCTGCGAGTCGCCCTGGACATCTCAAGCCCTGTCCCGTGCCGCACAGCAGGAGAACATCCaagagagggaggcggagcGACGGCCCCCCCAATCTCCTGCCTTTCCACCTTCTCCCCCGGTGGCCCGCGCAAGACGTCCGAGCGCAGACTCGGGCACAGACAGCCCACTTTTGAAGAGGTCGGACAGCGTGTCCTCggccatccctccctccccgtgcccctccaccctctcctgtGACTCCACCATGTCGTCCGTATCCATCGGGTCCCGGGTGCACTCTCCTGGTTCCAAGCCATCGGTTGTGGTTGACAATCCCAGGCAGGTAATCAGTCTGGATAAAAGTGACGGGGAACAGGCCAGGGCGCTGTTCGAGAGGGTCAGGAAATTTCGATCCCACTGTGAAAGCTCAGCTGTCATCTACAAG GTCTACTTGGCTCAGACGATATTCAAATTGCTGATGGTGTCTCTCATCTTGAGTTACACCATCCCTCTTCTCGGCAGCTTATCCTTCACGCACACGTGTCACCCCGAGGAGCACGCCCTGGTGGGCTACGCCACCTTTGAGTGCATCCACGTGCTCTCCTCGCTTCTGCGCAAACTGCTGGTGGCCTACCTGACCCTGCTGGGGCTGTACGGCCTGCTCAACGTTTACACCCTCAGCTGGATTTTACACAG CTCTTTACGACAGTATTCCTTCCTCTCACTGAAGGAGTTGTGCTCCCTGAGAGACGTCCCAGACCTGAGAAATGACCTGGCCTTTCTGTTACACATGCTAGACCAGTACGACCCCTTGCTGGCCCAGCGTCTGTCCGTGTTTTTGTCACCGGTCAGTGAGAGTCGGCTGCTGGAGGAAAGCTTGGAGAGGCGCTGGGGGGAGGAGAAGCTGCGCGCCATGACCAGTGTGGACGCGGAGGGCTGCTCCAGACTGCAGCTGGTGGCCCTGCCTCACCTTCCTCCAGCCCTCTTCACCCTCAGCCAGCTTCAGGTTCTCAAACTGGAGCTCATCAAAGATGCCAGGTTTGCTGCACAGGTAGCCAACATGACCTCACTCAG AGAGCTCCACCTTTACcactgcagagcagcagtggaACCCAGTGCACTTGGAGTCCTCCAGGAACGCCTTGAGGTCTTCCACCTCACCTTCACTCAGGCATCAGAGATCCCCAGCTGGGTCCTGTCGCTCCGCAGCCTGCACGAGCTCCACCTCTCTGGTCGCCTGTGCAGCGAAGGCGGGGTGGGCCGCAGCTGGGCACTCGGCAGCCTCCGCCAACTGCGTCACCTCCGCGTACTGGTGATTCGAGGCACGTTACAGCGGATCCCCGGAGAGGTGTCTGAGGTGGCGGGCAGCTTGGTGAGGCTGGAGATCTACAATGAGGGCACCAGGCTGCTTGTGCTGACGGGACTGAAGCGATTGGGCGACCtgacggagctgctgctgcaggactgcCAGCTCGAGCGTTTGCCCTCTGCACTTCTGGCTCTGACCAAGCTGCGGACCCTTGACCTGCAGCATAATAACCTGAGAACTCTGGAGGAGCTGCTTAGTCTGGCTCATCTGCGGCATCTTTCTTGCCTCAGACTCGCCTATAATCGCGTTCTGGTGCTGCCAGCTAGTGTTGGTGTGCTCCGAGGCCTAGAGCTCCTAGATCTGTCCAACAACCAGCTCCAGAGCCTTCCCCCAGCGCTCTTCACTCTTCGCCGCCTTCGTAGGCTCCTGCTGGCTGGCAACCTGATCGAGGACCTGCCTGCCGAGATAAAGGCACTGCAGCTGCTTACAGAGATCGACCTCAGTGGGAACAGGCTTGAAAACCTGCCCCCTGTGCTGTTCAGTGGTTGTCTGGAGCTGCGCATCCTAAATGTGGCTCACAACTCTCTAAGTTCATTACCTAGGGGAATTGCAGCTTTGAGTGAGTTGTGCAGGTTGGACTTGCGCAGTAACAGTCTGGAGGAACTGCCTGCTGAACTGGGCTGTTGCACAAGATTGCATAGAGTTGGCCTTCTGGTGGAAGACTGGTTGTTCCTTTCTTTGCCTCCCCATGTCAGGGACTTCCTGGGCCGATCTCGCCCCACCTCTGATGCATACTCAGAGGGCCATTCCCGGCCAGAGTCTGACAGTTTCCCATACTTCTCTCCGACACAGTGGAGCTTCTCTTCTGCTCTGGAATCTCAGATTTAA
- the ddx39ab gene encoding DEAD (Asp-Glu-Ala-Asp) box polypeptide 39Ab, producing MAENDVDNELLDYEEDEEPQGAPESAAPAGKKEVKGSYVSIHSSGFRDFLLKPELLRAIIDCGFEHPSEVQHECIPQAILGMDILCQAKSGMGKTAVFVLATLQQIEPVDGQVSVLVMCHTRELAFQISKEYERFSKYMPTVKAAVFFGGLAMKKDEDVLKKNCPHIVVGTPGRILALIRAKSLSLKNVKHFVLDECDKMLEQLDMRRDVQEIFKITPHEKQVMMFSATLSKDIRPVCRKFMQDPMEVFVDDETKLTLHGLQQYYCKLKDSEKNRKLFDLLDVLEFNQVVIFVKSVQRCIALSQLLVEQNFPAIAIHRGMAQEERLSRYQQFKDFQRRILVATNLFGRGMDIERVNIVFNYDMPEDSDTYLHRVARAGRFGTKGLAITFVSDETDAKTLNDVQDRFEVNVAELPDEIDISSYIEQSR from the exons ATGGCAGAGAACGACGTTGACAACGAGCTGCTCGActacgaggaggacgaggagccaCAAGGGGCCCCCGAGAGCGCAGCGCCCGCCGGCAAGAAGGAGGTGAAGGGCTCCTACGTCTCCATCCACAGCTCCGGCTTCAGGGATTTCCTGCTCAAACCAGAGCTGCTCCGCGCCATCATCGACTGTGGTTTTGAGCATCCGTCTGAAG TGCAGCACGAATGCATCCCACAAGCCATCCTGGGCATGGACATCCTGTGCCAAGCCAAGTCTGGTATGGGCAAGACGGCCGTGTTTGTGCTGGCCACGCTGCAACAGATTGAACCCGTTGATGGGCAG GTGTCTGTATTAGTCATGTGCCACACCCGAGAGTTGGCCTTCCAGATCAGCAAAGAGTATGAGCGTTTCTCCAAGTACATGCCCACGGTAAAGGCGGCTGTGTTTTTTGGCGGCCTGGCCATGAAGAAGGATGAGGACGTGCTGAAGAAGAACTGCCCTCACATTGTTGTTGGAACACCGGGCCGCATCCTCGCTCTCATCCGCGCAAAGAGCCTCAGTCTGAAAAACGTGAAGCATTTCGTCCTTGATGAGTGTGACAAAATGCTGGAGCAGTTAG ACATGAGGCGCGACGTACAGGAAATCTTCAAGATTACACCCCACGAGAAGCAGGTCATGATGTTCAGCGCCACCCTGAGCAAGGATATCCGACCAGTATGCCGCAAGTTCATGCAGGAC CCCATGGAAGTTTTTGTGGACGATGAGACCAAACTTACACTCCATGGCCTGCAACAGTACTACTGCAAGCTGAAGGACAGTGAGAAGAATCGCAAGCTCTTTGACCTCCTTGACGTGTTGGAGTTCAACCAG GTGGTGATCTTTGTCAAGTCAGTGCAGCGGTGCATCGCGCTCTCCCAGCTCCTGGTGGAACAAAATTTCCCTGCCATTGCCATCCACAGGGGAATGGctcaggaggagag GCTGTCTCGCTATCAGCAGTTCAAGGACTTCCAGAGGCGGATCTTGGTGGCAACTAATCTGTTTGGCCGAGGGATGGACATCGAGCGGGTCAATATCGTCTTCAACTACGACATGCCGGAGGATTCTGACACCTATTTGCACAGG GTTGCCCGTGCTGGTAGGTTTGGAACCAAAGGCCTGGCTATAACCTTTGTGTCTGACGAGACCGATGCCAAGACTCTGAACGACGTGCAGGACCGCTTTGAGGTCAACGTGGCAGAGCTGCCAGACGAGATCGACATCTCCTCTTAca TCGAGCAGTCCAGATGA